A stretch of DNA from Rheinheimera sp. MMS21-TC3:
AACCTCACTACCGGCATCAATAAGCGCCTGTTGTAATATAGGCTGCACTGACGCTAAAGGTAAAGCCAAGGTTAGCGTTAATTCATTTTTAATTAAGGTCGCTTGGGTAATCAAACTAGCTAATGCAATTTCGGAGTCAGGCAATAACCAATTTTGAAAAAACTGCTGCAAAGCAGCAGGAAGCGGTGTGGTTTTAGACGATTTAAACCAGTTAAACATCAGCACCTTCCTGTAAGTCATTTAATTACGATTTTTTTGGTTGTTCTACCCAATGGCAGATGCGAAGCAATGATGGTTAGTGTATCATTTAGGCAAATTTTTTCAGTTATTTATGTAAAAGAGCAGTATTTAATGTCTATACGAAAAATTCTAGTTACTAGCGCACTACCTTATGCCAATGGCCCTATTCATTTAGGCCATTTACTTGAGTATATTCAAACCGACATTTGGGCTCGCTTTCAAAAAGCTCGGGGCCATGAGTGCTATTATGTTTGTGCCGACGATGCTCACGGTACCCCTATTATGCTTAAAGCTCAGCAGCAAGGGATAACCCCTGAGCAAATGATTGAGCAAACCAAAATTGAACATCAAGCAGATTTTGCCGATTTTGCTATTGGTTTTGATAACTATCACACCACACACAGTGATGAAAATCGCGAATTAGCTACTATGATTTATAACCGCTTAGATGAAAAGGGTTATATTAAGCGTAAAACTATTAGCCAACTATATGATCCCCAAAAAAACATGTTTTTACCCGACCGTTTTGTTAAAGGAGACTGCCCTAAATGTGGTGCCTTAGATCAAAATGGTGATAGTTGCGATGTATGCGGAGCTACTTATAGCCCCACTGAAGTTAAAAATGCTCGCTCTGTCGTTTCTGGCGCAACGCCAATTTTAAAAGATAGCGAACATTACTTTTTTGACTTACCCGTTTTTAGCCAAATGTTGCAAGACTGGACCCGCAGTGGCAGCTTACAAGAAGAAATGGCTAACAAGCTCCAAGAATGGTTTAAAGATGGTTTGCAAATGTGGGATATCAGTCGTGATGCGCCCTACTTTGGTTTTGAGATCCCGCGCGCGCCAGGTAAATTTTTCTATGTTTGGCTTGATGCACCTATTGGTTATTTAGCTAGCTTTAAAAACCTCTGCGATAGAACAGGCATTGACTTTGATAGCTTTTGGCAACTTGACTCTAACGCTGAGGTATATCACTTTATTGGTAAAGATATTATTTATTTTCACAGTTTATTTTGGCCGGCTATTTTAGAAGGCGCTGATTTACGTAAACCCAATGCTGTTTGGGCCCACGGTTTTGTTACGGTCAATGGTGCGAAAATGTCTAAATCGCGCGGTACCTTTATTAAAGCCCGTACTTATTTAGAACATTTAAACCCAGAGTATTTACGCTATTACTTTGCCTCTAAACTTACCTCTAGCATTACAGACTTAGACTTAAACCTTGAAGACTTCACCCAAAAAGTGAATGCAGATTTAGTCGGTAAGGTTGTCAATATTGCTAGCCGCTGCGCTGGTTTTATCAGCAAGCGCTATAACGGTAAATTATCCTCTAAGATTACAGAGCCTGCCTTACTAAAAGAGTTTACTGATGCTGGCTCTAGTATTGCCAATAGCTTTGAAAAACGCGAGTTTGCCCGTGCCATTCGTGACATTATGGCCTTAGCCGATAAAGCCAACCAATATATTGATGCTAAAGCCCCTTGGGTATTAGTTAAAGATGAATCCAAACAGCAACAGGCTCATGATGTGTGCTCAATGGGAATTAATCTATTTAGAGTATTAATGCATTATTTAAAACCAGTGCTACCCTTAATGGCAGTAGAAGTAGAACGGTTTTTAAATACCGAGCTGCGCTGGGATAATTACCAACAACCCTTAGTCGATCATGCAATTGAGCCCTTTAAAGCTTTAATGCAGCGGGTCGACCCAGCAAAAGTTGCCGCTATGGTTGATGATTCTAAAGAGAATCTACAGCCTAGTGCAGATTATGCAGCAGCTCAAGTAAAACCAACAACCAGCAACACAGCTAAATTGACAGCGCGTGAACCTATTGCAGAAACAATTAGTATAGAGGATTTTGCTAAAATAGATTTACGCGTGGCTAAAATTATTAAAGCTGAAGCCGTTGAAGGTGCCGATAAGTTAATTAGATTACAGCTAGATATAGGTGCAGGTGAGGTACGCCAAGTATTTGCCGGCATAAAAGCCGCTTATCAACCTGCGCAACTTGAAGGCAGATATACAGTAATGGTAGCTAATCTTGCTGCCCGTAAAATGCGCTTTGGACTTTCTGAAGGCATGGTATTAGCAGCTGGCCCTGGTGGCAGTGACTTGTTTATATTATCACCCGATGAAGGCGCTGTTGCCGG
This window harbors:
- the metG gene encoding methionine--tRNA ligase is translated as MSIRKILVTSALPYANGPIHLGHLLEYIQTDIWARFQKARGHECYYVCADDAHGTPIMLKAQQQGITPEQMIEQTKIEHQADFADFAIGFDNYHTTHSDENRELATMIYNRLDEKGYIKRKTISQLYDPQKNMFLPDRFVKGDCPKCGALDQNGDSCDVCGATYSPTEVKNARSVVSGATPILKDSEHYFFDLPVFSQMLQDWTRSGSLQEEMANKLQEWFKDGLQMWDISRDAPYFGFEIPRAPGKFFYVWLDAPIGYLASFKNLCDRTGIDFDSFWQLDSNAEVYHFIGKDIIYFHSLFWPAILEGADLRKPNAVWAHGFVTVNGAKMSKSRGTFIKARTYLEHLNPEYLRYYFASKLTSSITDLDLNLEDFTQKVNADLVGKVVNIASRCAGFISKRYNGKLSSKITEPALLKEFTDAGSSIANSFEKREFARAIRDIMALADKANQYIDAKAPWVLVKDESKQQQAHDVCSMGINLFRVLMHYLKPVLPLMAVEVERFLNTELRWDNYQQPLVDHAIEPFKALMQRVDPAKVAAMVDDSKENLQPSADYAAAQVKPTTSNTAKLTAREPIAETISIEDFAKIDLRVAKIIKAEAVEGADKLIRLQLDIGAGEVRQVFAGIKAAYQPAQLEGRYTVMVANLAARKMRFGLSEGMVLAAGPGGSDLFILSPDEGAVAGMRVK